The following is a genomic window from Deltaproteobacteria bacterium RIFCSPHIGHO2_02_FULL_44_16.
CCAAATCTGTCTCTGCTCCATCGTCAGTAACAAAAACTTCTCCATGCTGAAACGGATTCATCGTTCCTGGATCGACATTAATATAAGGATCAAATTTCTGAAGGCTAATTGTCAGTCCGCGACTTTCGAGAAGGGCACCAATAGAAGCTGAAGCGATACCTTTTCCAAGACCTGAAACAACACCACCTGTAATAAAAATAAATTTTGTCTTCTTTGGCATGGCTGGAAGAGAAGTATAAAGATCGAGTTTGTGAGTGTCAATGAAGAAAGATTATCGTTTTGAATACTGTGGTCGACGACGAGCTTTACGACAACCAACTTTTCGACGTTCTTTTTCGCGCGCATCACGCGTGAGAAATCCAGCGGTCTTTAAAGGTTTGCGAAGATCGAGATTCATTTTTAAAAGAGCACGTGAAATGCCGTGGCGCACAGCACCGGCTTGACCGGAAAGTCCACCACCACACACATTCACATTCACATTAAATTTTCCGGCGGTTCCTGTTTCTTCGAAAGGCTGTCTCACCAACATTTGAAGTGTTGCACGTCCAAAATAAGTTGAAAGAGGCCGCTCATTAATCACCATCGTTCCATCACCA
Proteins encoded in this region:
- a CDS encoding 30S ribosomal protein S9 — protein: MAQIIPTSQKGTKDKKRIEFLATGKRKNSIARVRLSSGDGTMVINERPLSTYFGRATLQMLVRQPFEETGTAGKFNVNVNVCGGGLSGQAGAVRHGISRALLKMNLDLRKPLKTAGFLTRDAREKERRKVGCRKARRRPQYSKR